A genomic region of Pseudomonas migulae contains the following coding sequences:
- a CDS encoding metal ABC transporter substrate-binding protein, whose amino-acid sequence MPISSQRSFLRLLLVGLFACLLTPLASADEAKRLRIGITLHPYYSYVANIVGDKAEVVPLIPAGFNPHAYEPRAEDIKRISGLDVVVLNGVGHDDFADRMIAASETPNVPVIEANENVPLLAATGVAARGAGKVVNPHTFLSISASIAQVNNIARELGKLDPDNAKTYTQNARAYGKRLRQMRADALAKLTQAPNAELRVATVHAAYDYLLREFGLEVTAVVEPAHGIEPSPSQLKKTIDQLRELDVKVIFSEMDFPSSYVDTIQRESGVKLYPLSHISYGEYTADKYEKEMTGNLDTVVRAIQESGA is encoded by the coding sequence ATGCCTATTTCATCTCAACGCTCTTTCTTGCGCCTGCTGCTGGTCGGGCTGTTCGCCTGCCTGCTGACACCCTTGGCCAGCGCCGACGAAGCCAAGCGCCTGCGCATCGGCATCACCCTGCACCCTTATTACAGCTACGTGGCCAACATCGTCGGCGACAAGGCCGAAGTGGTGCCGCTGATTCCCGCCGGTTTCAATCCGCATGCCTACGAACCTCGCGCCGAAGACATCAAGCGCATCAGCGGGCTGGACGTGGTCGTACTCAATGGCGTAGGTCATGACGACTTCGCCGACCGCATGATCGCGGCCAGCGAAACGCCGAACGTGCCGGTGATCGAAGCCAACGAAAACGTACCGCTGCTGGCCGCCACCGGCGTCGCCGCTCGCGGTGCCGGCAAGGTCGTGAACCCGCACACCTTCCTCTCGATCAGCGCGTCCATTGCCCAGGTCAACAACATCGCCCGTGAACTGGGCAAGCTCGACCCGGACAACGCCAAGACCTACACCCAGAACGCTCGCGCCTACGGCAAACGTCTGCGGCAGATGCGCGCCGACGCCCTGGCGAAACTGACCCAGGCGCCGAATGCCGAGTTGCGGGTGGCCACGGTTCATGCGGCCTACGACTACCTGTTGCGCGAATTCGGCCTGGAAGTCACCGCCGTGGTCGAACCGGCGCACGGCATCGAGCCGAGCCCGAGCCAGTTGAAAAAGACCATCGATCAACTGCGCGAACTGGACGTGAAAGTGATCTTCTCGGAGATGGACTTCCCGTCCTCCTACGTCGACACCATCCAGCGTGAATCCGGGGTGAAGCTGTACCCGCTGTCGCACATTTCCTATGGCGAATACACCGCCGACAAATATGAAAAGGAAATGACCGGCAACCTCGACACCGTGGTGCGGGCGATTCAGGAGTCTGGCGCATGA
- a CDS encoding ATP-binding protein yields the protein MMSLRLRLSLTLGAAFALIWALAAAWMLSDLRNQMMFSLDQRLVASARMVAGLMEQLPALPTKGEGTHFSAEQLNIPGGMACQVSSLRGEILARSHTDPQQTLEAEKMGFHDQMIDGAPWRSFTLARGDLRITTADRQIEREALNMSILLAASVPVGVALLGCLCLLWLGIGQGLAPLNRMRDALMRRSADSLEPLQIQPLPSELQPLLDTQNQLFQRIGKTIERERRLTGDAAHELRSPLTAIKTHLQVARMTEGAARDQSLARAEEGADRLHRTLEQLLLLARVEGSLSFDDGVQCSAEQVAKLAIQDAASGDRQRIKFKLPPTLSHAPVQMPAVLSIAALRNLLDNALRHTPNDGPVELSLETTGSRVQFVVRDHGPGIAEDDLQHLTQRFWRNGQSTGCGLGLAIVQAIVQRCGCTLHFDSRPDGLRVELSMPLQPV from the coding sequence GTGATGAGCCTGCGTTTGCGCCTGAGCCTGACGCTCGGTGCTGCCTTTGCGCTGATCTGGGCCCTGGCAGCGGCCTGGATGCTCAGCGACCTGCGTAATCAGATGATGTTTTCCCTTGACCAGCGGCTGGTGGCATCGGCGCGCATGGTCGCTGGCCTGATGGAGCAATTGCCGGCGTTGCCGACCAAGGGCGAGGGCACCCATTTCAGCGCCGAACAGCTGAACATTCCCGGCGGTATGGCGTGCCAGGTCAGCTCGTTGCGCGGGGAAATCCTCGCCCGCAGTCACACCGATCCGCAACAAACCCTGGAAGCCGAGAAAATGGGTTTCCACGATCAGATGATCGACGGCGCGCCGTGGCGCAGTTTCACGCTGGCCCGCGGTGATCTGCGCATCACCACCGCTGATCGGCAGATCGAGCGCGAGGCCCTGAACATGTCGATCCTGCTGGCCGCTTCGGTGCCGGTGGGCGTGGCGTTGCTGGGTTGTCTGTGCCTGCTCTGGCTGGGGATCGGCCAGGGGCTGGCGCCGCTCAATCGCATGCGCGATGCCTTGATGCGCCGCAGCGCCGACTCGCTGGAACCTTTGCAGATCCAGCCGCTGCCCAGTGAATTGCAACCGTTGCTGGACACCCAGAACCAGTTGTTTCAGCGCATCGGCAAGACCATCGAGCGCGAACGCCGACTGACCGGTGACGCAGCGCATGAATTGCGCAGCCCGCTGACGGCGATCAAGACGCACCTGCAGGTGGCACGCATGACTGAAGGCGCGGCGCGGGATCAATCCCTGGCCCGGGCCGAGGAGGGCGCCGACCGTCTGCACCGGACCCTTGAACAATTGCTGCTGCTGGCGCGGGTCGAGGGCAGCCTGTCGTTCGACGATGGTGTGCAATGCAGCGCCGAGCAAGTGGCGAAATTGGCGATTCAGGATGCCGCCAGCGGTGATCGTCAGCGGATCAAATTCAAGCTGCCGCCGACACTCTCCCATGCGCCGGTGCAAATGCCCGCCGTGCTGTCGATTGCCGCGCTGCGCAATCTGCTGGACAACGCCCTGCGCCATACCCCGAACGACGGTCCGGTTGAACTGAGCCTGGAAACCACCGGCAGCCGCGTGCAGTTCGTGGTGCGCGACCATGGCCCGGGCATTGCCGAAGATGATCTGCAACATTTGACCCAGCGTTTCTGGCGCAACGGCCAGAGCACCGGCTGCGGCCTGGGGCTGGCGATTGTCCAGGCGATTGTCCAGCGGTGTGGCTGCACACTGCATTTCGACAGCCGGCCGGATGGGTTGCGGGTTGAGTTGAGCATGCCGTTGCAACCGGTCTGA
- a CDS encoding MbtH family protein gives MTSVFDREDILFQVVINHEEQYSIWPDYKAVPEGWRTVGKSGLKKECLAYIEETWTDMRPLSLRKKMEEQAVAH, from the coding sequence ATGACGTCAGTATTCGACCGCGAGGACATCCTCTTTCAGGTCGTGATCAACCACGAAGAGCAGTACTCGATCTGGCCCGACTACAAAGCCGTGCCAGAAGGCTGGCGTACCGTGGGCAAGAGCGGGCTGAAGAAGGAATGCCTGGCTTACATCGAAGAAACCTGGACGGACATGCGTCCGTTGAGCTTGCGCAAGAAGATGGAAGAGCAGGCTGTGGCTCACTAA
- a CDS encoding metal ABC transporter substrate-binding protein: protein MSFSLRQLTLAVALCGLVNTSFAAGSAKPLHVLASLPITYGLGEVLLKGTNVNLERAAPANLPGSRQTAYFTGRGAPALAKLATDADAVIGLRSLWADDPLYPISRRSNIRIVEVDAARPVDGALPGIAVQPGNKVDGLNSQPWFSSNNMGRMADVMAADLVRLAPEAKPTIEANLAALKQRLLKFSADSEARLASADNLSVMSLSDHFGYLIGGLNLELIGLDARPDAEWTPEALKQLGATLKDNDVAVVLHHRQPSEAVKAVIDEAGSRLVVLSVDAADPVGELEGNVDLVIKGLSGV from the coding sequence ATGTCATTTTCTCTGCGTCAACTGACCCTGGCCGTGGCCCTGTGCGGGCTGGTCAACACCTCGTTTGCGGCAGGCAGCGCCAAGCCGCTGCATGTGCTGGCGTCGCTGCCGATCACTTACGGGCTGGGCGAAGTGTTGCTCAAGGGCACCAACGTCAACCTTGAACGTGCGGCGCCGGCGAACCTGCCTGGTAGCCGTCAGACCGCTTATTTCACCGGACGTGGCGCTCCGGCACTGGCCAAGTTGGCGACCGACGCCGATGCGGTGATCGGCCTGCGTTCTCTGTGGGCGGATGACCCGCTGTACCCGATCTCCCGGCGCAGCAACATTCGCATTGTCGAAGTCGATGCCGCGCGCCCGGTGGACGGCGCCCTGCCCGGCATCGCCGTGCAGCCGGGCAACAAGGTCGATGGCTTGAACAGTCAGCCGTGGTTTTCCAGCAACAACATGGGGCGCATGGCGGATGTGATGGCGGCGGACCTGGTGCGCCTGGCGCCCGAGGCCAAGCCGACAATCGAGGCCAATCTGGCGGCGCTCAAGCAGCGCTTGCTCAAGTTCAGTGCCGACAGCGAAGCGCGGCTGGCCAGTGCCGACAACCTGAGTGTGATGAGTCTGAGTGATCACTTTGGTTATCTGATTGGCGGGCTCAATCTGGAGCTGATCGGCCTCGATGCGCGGCCGGATGCTGAGTGGACGCCTGAAGCGCTGAAGCAATTGGGCGCGACGCTGAAGGACAATGATGTCGCGGTGGTGTTGCATCATCGGCAGCCTTCGGAGGCGGTGAAAGCGGTGATTGATGAGGCCGGTAGCCGGTTGGTGGTGTTGAGTGTGGATGCGGCGGATCCGGTGGGTGAGTTGGAGGGGAATGTGGATTTGGTGATCAAGGGGTTGAGTGGGGTGTAG
- a CDS encoding DUF6162 family protein, with protein MSTPTTHVVRPAGAGHETLYVLLLCLMILAVAGSVVAWRHESQETSNVSSHQLDARRDLSASEQGIYADLRVTLDEIHLLRQEQQTLPTPEVLADEGFAPFAQDASSVSRGGHAWQLLDAKGYFGQSQAPTVAGSFLMRLTADDDAPDIWLNRAADLKAPTDMADAALESAGWQQIVAQFDAGVTRQHRH; from the coding sequence ATGAGTACGCCTACTACGCACGTCGTCCGCCCGGCCGGAGCCGGCCATGAAACCCTCTATGTGCTGCTGTTGTGCCTGATGATCCTGGCGGTCGCCGGCTCGGTGGTCGCCTGGCGCCATGAGTCCCAGGAAACCAGCAACGTCAGCAGCCATCAACTGGATGCCCGCCGAGACCTGAGTGCTTCCGAGCAAGGCATCTACGCCGACCTGCGGGTGACGCTGGATGAGATTCACCTGTTGCGTCAGGAACAGCAAACCCTGCCGACTCCCGAAGTTCTCGCCGACGAGGGCTTTGCGCCGTTCGCCCAGGACGCCAGTTCCGTCAGCCGTGGCGGCCATGCCTGGCAATTGCTCGACGCCAAGGGTTACTTCGGTCAGAGCCAGGCGCCCACCGTGGCCGGTTCGTTTCTGATGCGCCTGACTGCTGACGATGATGCCCCGGACATCTGGCTCAATCGTGCCGCCGACCTCAAGGCGCCAACCGACATGGCCGACGCCGCGCTCGAAAGCGCTGGCTGGCAGCAGATCGTCGCGCAATTCGATGCCGGCGTGACCCGCCAGCACCGGCACTGA
- a CDS encoding aspartate aminotransferase family protein, with translation MSVATSLMEDQSARITPAPAETLYQFNESPLLARQSQQESNARSYPRRIPLALKRAKGIYVEDVEGRSFIDCLAGAGTLALGHNHPVVIEAIQQVLTDELPLHTLDLTTPVKDQFVQDLFGLLPPALAAEAKIQFCGPTGTDAVEAALKLVRTATGRSTVLSFQGGYHGMSQGALSLMGSLGPKKPLGALLSSGVQFMPYPYDYRCPFGLGGAQGVQVNLNYLDNLLNDPEAGVQLPAAVIVEVVQGEGGVIPADLDWLRGVRRITEKAGVALIVDEIQSGFARTGKMFAFEHAGIIPDVVVMSKAIGGSLPLAVVVYRDWLDTWLPGAHAGTFRGNQMAMAAGSAVMRYLVEHKVCEHAAAMGERLSEHLRILQRDYPQLGDIRGRGLMLGVELVDPTGAPDVQGHPPIFARLAPQVQRECLKRGLILELGGRHGGVVRFLPPLVITAAEIDRVAEIFGRAMAAATASL, from the coding sequence ATGTCAGTCGCTACCAGCCTTATGGAAGATCAGTCGGCCCGGATCACTCCGGCGCCGGCCGAGACGCTGTATCAGTTCAACGAATCGCCATTGCTGGCCCGCCAGAGTCAGCAGGAGTCGAATGCCCGCAGCTACCCGCGCCGCATTCCCCTGGCCCTGAAGCGTGCCAAGGGCATTTATGTCGAAGACGTCGAAGGCCGCAGTTTCATTGACTGCCTGGCCGGCGCCGGAACACTGGCCCTGGGGCACAACCATCCGGTGGTGATCGAAGCGATCCAGCAAGTGCTGACCGATGAACTGCCGCTGCACACTCTCGACCTGACCACGCCGGTCAAGGACCAGTTCGTCCAGGACCTGTTCGGCCTGCTGCCGCCAGCGCTCGCCGCCGAAGCAAAGATCCAGTTTTGCGGCCCGACCGGCACCGACGCGGTGGAAGCCGCGCTGAAACTGGTGCGCACCGCCACCGGACGCAGCACTGTGCTGTCATTCCAGGGCGGTTATCACGGCATGAGCCAGGGCGCGTTGAGTCTGATGGGCAGCCTGGGGCCGAAAAAGCCCTTGGGTGCGTTGCTCAGCAGCGGCGTGCAGTTCATGCCGTATCCCTACGATTACCGGTGCCCGTTCGGCCTCGGTGGCGCCCAAGGCGTGCAGGTCAATCTCAACTATCTCGATAACTTGCTGAACGATCCCGAGGCCGGCGTGCAATTGCCAGCCGCCGTGATCGTGGAAGTCGTCCAGGGCGAGGGCGGGGTGATCCCGGCTGACCTTGACTGGTTGCGCGGCGTGCGGCGCATCACCGAGAAGGCGGGCGTGGCGCTGATCGTCGACGAAATCCAGAGCGGTTTTGCCCGCACCGGCAAGATGTTCGCCTTCGAGCACGCCGGGATCATTCCGGATGTGGTGGTGATGTCCAAAGCCATCGGCGGCAGCCTGCCACTGGCGGTGGTGGTGTATCGCGACTGGCTCGACACCTGGCTGCCGGGTGCCCATGCCGGGACGTTCCGTGGCAATCAGATGGCGATGGCCGCGGGCTCGGCGGTGATGCGTTACCTGGTCGAGCACAAGGTGTGTGAGCACGCTGCTGCCATGGGCGAACGTTTGAGCGAGCACTTGCGCATCCTGCAGCGGGACTACCCACAGCTGGGTGATATTCGCGGTCGCGGCCTGATGCTCGGCGTCGAACTGGTCGATCCGACGGGTGCGCCGGATGTTCAGGGGCATCCGCCGATTTTTGCGCGGCTGGCGCCGCAGGTGCAGCGTGAATGCCTCAAGCGTGGGCTGATTCTGGAGTTGGGCGGTCGTCATGGCGGGGTGGTGCGTTTCCTGCCGCCCTTGGTGATCACCGCTGCGGAAATCGATCGGGTTGCCGAGATTTTCGGCCGGGCGATGGCCGCTGCCACTGCCAGCCTCTAA
- a CDS encoding metal ABC transporter permease: MSYEAFRLMVQGWASSGYLPEALAYGFVVNALLAGLLIGPVLGGLGTLVVVKRFAFFSEAVGHAALTGVAIGILLGEPYTGPYGSLFGYCLLFGILLNYLRNRTGLAPDTLIGVFLSVSLALGASLLLILAGKINVHILENVLFGSVLTVNGNDLLVLAIVGSLVMALALPLYNRIMLASFNPQLAAVRGVAVKTLDYLFVILVTLITVAAVKVIGAILVGALLVIPAAAARLLSQSLKGFFWCSVLIATVSTLCGILAPIVFDLPIPSGAAIILVAGIAFALAAIARGVVPSLKGNLG; this comes from the coding sequence ATGAGTTACGAAGCCTTTCGTTTGATGGTTCAGGGGTGGGCATCTTCAGGTTATCTGCCTGAAGCGCTGGCCTATGGATTCGTGGTCAATGCCCTGCTCGCCGGTTTGCTGATCGGCCCGGTGCTCGGTGGTCTGGGCACGCTGGTGGTGGTCAAGCGCTTTGCGTTTTTCTCCGAAGCCGTGGGTCACGCGGCATTGACTGGCGTTGCCATCGGCATTCTGCTCGGCGAGCCCTACACCGGACCGTATGGCAGCCTGTTCGGTTACTGCCTGTTGTTCGGCATTTTGCTCAACTACCTGCGCAATCGCACGGGTCTGGCGCCGGATACGTTGATCGGCGTATTCCTGTCGGTATCGTTGGCGCTGGGCGCGAGCCTGCTGCTGATTCTGGCGGGCAAGATCAACGTGCACATTCTGGAAAACGTGTTGTTCGGGTCGGTGCTGACGGTCAACGGCAATGATCTGCTGGTGTTGGCCATCGTCGGTTCGCTGGTCATGGCGCTGGCGTTGCCGCTGTACAACCGCATCATGCTCGCCAGTTTCAATCCCCAACTGGCGGCGGTGCGCGGTGTGGCGGTGAAGACCCTGGATTACCTGTTCGTGATTCTGGTGACGCTGATCACTGTGGCGGCGGTGAAAGTCATCGGTGCGATTCTGGTCGGTGCCCTGTTGGTCATTCCGGCAGCGGCGGCACGGTTGCTCAGCCAGTCGCTGAAGGGGTTCTTCTGGTGCTCGGTGCTGATCGCCACGGTCAGTACGCTGTGCGGAATTCTTGCGCCGATTGTCTTTGACCTGCCTATCCCGTCCGGCGCCGCGATCATTCTGGTGGCCGGTATCGCCTTCGCCCTCGCCGCCATTGCGCGCGGTGTCGTCCCCAGTCTGAAAGGGAACCTTGGATAA
- the dsbD gene encoding protein-disulfide reductase DsbD → MRRLFLFFVLLISGVAQAGTNPFETKPEFLPVEKAFVFTSERLESGETQLYWQISDGYYLYQKRLKFDGLPAELHPVLPEGESHSDEFFGEQPVYRQGLELKIPAGATGTIKVGFQGCADAGLCYPPQTQVVDLGGNAATSAANEAPDQALASGLQQRALGWSLLVFFGLGLLLAFTPCSLPMLPILAGLIVGSGATPKRGFALATSYVVSMALVYAAMGVLAALLGANLQALLQNPWLLGSFAAVFVLLALPMFGFFELQLPVAVRDRLENVSRNQRGGSLLGAGVLGALSGLLVGPCMTAPLAGALLYIAQSGNALHGGLILFAMGIGIGVPLLLLVTVGNRFLPKPGAWMNLLKGVFGFLFLATALLMLRPVLDESLWIGLCGALLLIAAYSAWKQSEGFGRVAHLFGASSLLLGVWGSLLMIGAAGGSDDLLKPLQVYSAANASTVARPVGHDAFTTIKDPAALQRELDAAQAQGQWVLLDYYADWCVSCKVMEKQVFGQSRVLDALSDVRLLRLDVTADNAASRELLGRYKVPGPPSFLWIGADGIERRSQRITGEVDADTFLQRWTTTRDAR, encoded by the coding sequence ATGCGTCGTCTGTTTTTGTTTTTTGTTCTCTTGATCTCGGGTGTGGCCCAGGCAGGGACCAATCCGTTCGAAACCAAACCTGAATTCCTGCCGGTGGAAAAGGCCTTCGTCTTCACCTCCGAACGCCTCGAGTCAGGTGAAACACAGCTTTACTGGCAGATCAGCGATGGTTATTACCTTTATCAGAAGCGCCTGAAATTCGATGGGTTGCCCGCCGAGCTGCATCCCGTGCTACCCGAAGGCGAGTCTCACAGTGATGAATTCTTCGGCGAACAGCCGGTTTATCGCCAGGGCCTGGAACTGAAGATACCGGCGGGCGCGACGGGCACGATCAAGGTCGGCTTCCAGGGCTGTGCCGATGCCGGTTTGTGTTATCCACCGCAAACCCAGGTGGTCGACCTGGGCGGCAACGCTGCCACGTCGGCGGCAAACGAAGCACCGGATCAAGCCCTGGCCAGCGGATTGCAACAGCGTGCTTTGGGCTGGAGTCTGTTGGTGTTCTTCGGACTGGGCCTGTTGCTGGCGTTCACCCCTTGTTCGTTGCCGATGCTGCCGATTCTGGCCGGTTTGATCGTGGGCAGCGGCGCCACGCCGAAACGTGGTTTTGCGCTGGCGACCAGCTATGTCGTAAGCATGGCGCTGGTGTATGCGGCGATGGGCGTTCTGGCGGCGTTGCTGGGGGCGAACCTGCAGGCACTGCTGCAAAACCCCTGGTTGCTGGGCAGTTTCGCCGCGGTCTTTGTCCTTTTGGCACTGCCGATGTTCGGGTTCTTCGAACTGCAATTGCCGGTGGCCGTGCGGGATCGACTGGAGAACGTCTCACGCAATCAACGCGGTGGCAGCCTGCTCGGCGCGGGCGTGCTGGGCGCCTTGTCCGGTTTGCTGGTCGGCCCGTGCATGACCGCTCCGCTGGCTGGTGCTCTGCTCTATATCGCGCAAAGCGGCAATGCGCTGCACGGCGGGTTGATTCTGTTCGCCATGGGCATCGGCATCGGTGTGCCGCTGCTGTTGCTGGTGACGGTCGGCAATCGCTTCCTGCCCAAACCCGGCGCGTGGATGAACCTGCTCAAAGGCGTATTCGGCTTCCTGTTCCTGGCCACGGCCCTGCTGATGCTGCGACCGGTGCTGGATGAGTCGCTGTGGATTGGCCTGTGTGGTGCGTTGTTGCTGATTGCCGCCTACAGCGCCTGGAAACAGTCGGAAGGTTTCGGTCGCGTCGCGCATCTGTTTGGCGCCAGTTCATTGTTGCTCGGCGTGTGGGGCAGCCTGTTGATGATCGGTGCGGCGGGCGGCAGCGATGACCTGTTGAAACCCCTGCAGGTCTACAGCGCGGCCAATGCGAGCACTGTCGCCCGCCCGGTCGGCCACGATGCCTTCACCACGATCAAGGACCCGGCTGCGCTGCAACGGGAGCTCGACGCGGCACAGGCCCAGGGCCAATGGGTGCTGCTGGACTACTACGCCGACTGGTGCGTGTCGTGCAAAGTCATGGAAAAACAGGTTTTCGGCCAATCCCGTGTCCTCGACGCCTTGAGCGATGTGCGCTTGCTACGGCTGGACGTCACCGCCGACAATGCCGCCAGCCGCGAACTGCTTGGCCGTTATAAAG
- a CDS encoding metal ABC transporter ATP-binding protein, translated as MTAKETLIDSESPVGAGLLAKAVDQSALLKNDTPQSRASPLPQVSGPTLDFAEVSLTLGRTTILDKVTFQVQPGSVHALVGPNGGGKSSLIKTLLGQMPHQGRLSLQWPGEPGTIGYVPQALEFDRGLPMTVDDFMAAMCQRRPAFLGLSKHYAAAIGEALERVGMQDKRKRRMGALSGGERQRVLLAQGLIPAPQLLVLDEPMSALDEAGIQVFERLLGDWRQSGITVLWIEHDLEAVGRLADRVTGLNRRVLFDATPKQALTPETLLTLFSTHPRSAA; from the coding sequence ATGACTGCAAAAGAAACGCTCATCGACTCCGAATCCCCTGTGGGAGCGGGCTTGCTCGCGAAGGCGGTGGATCAGTCAGCATTATTGAAAAATGACACACCGCAATCGCGAGCAAGCCCGCTCCCACAGGTTTCGGGCCCGACGCTGGATTTTGCGGAGGTCAGCCTGACGCTGGGCCGCACGACGATCCTCGACAAGGTGACTTTCCAGGTCCAGCCCGGCAGCGTGCATGCGCTGGTCGGCCCCAACGGTGGCGGCAAGAGTTCGTTGATCAAGACCCTGCTCGGGCAGATGCCGCATCAGGGCCGCTTGAGCCTGCAATGGCCGGGCGAACCCGGGACCATCGGCTACGTGCCGCAAGCGCTGGAATTCGATCGCGGGCTGCCGATGACCGTCGACGATTTCATGGCCGCCATGTGTCAGCGACGTCCGGCGTTTCTCGGTTTGAGCAAGCATTACGCGGCGGCGATTGGTGAGGCGCTGGAGCGCGTCGGCATGCAGGACAAACGCAAGCGGCGCATGGGCGCGCTGTCCGGTGGCGAGCGGCAGCGCGTGTTGCTGGCGCAGGGGCTGATTCCGGCGCCGCAATTGCTGGTGCTCGACGAGCCGATGTCGGCCCTCGATGAGGCGGGCATTCAGGTGTTTGAACGGTTGCTCGGCGACTGGCGCCAAAGCGGCATCACTGTGCTGTGGATCGAGCACGACCTGGAAGCGGTCGGGCGTCTGGCGGATCGCGTCACCGGGCTCAACCGCCGGGTGCTGTTCGATGCCACACCGAAGCAGGCACTGACCCCCGAAACACTGCTGACCTTGTTCTCGACCCATCCACGGAGCGCTGCCTGA
- a CDS encoding GNAT family N-acetyltransferase, protein MDAPLYVCKATPADAGIISRIVERSIRVGCALDHRNDPRTVATWTHNKTAGHIQPWLNDPRLYLNIALLQDKPVGVAMAAISGKIAFCYVQPEWFRRGAGLALVHDLESWLIEQGVTQARLNSTRTGEAFYRHLGYQPCAETFTVGGLHAIPMHKALTPPSWKADQGSKSSAR, encoded by the coding sequence ATGGATGCACCCCTGTACGTCTGCAAGGCAACCCCCGCCGACGCCGGCATCATCAGCCGGATCGTCGAACGTTCGATCCGCGTCGGCTGTGCGCTCGACCATCGCAACGACCCGCGAACCGTCGCCACCTGGACTCACAACAAAACCGCCGGGCACATTCAGCCGTGGTTGAACGACCCACGGTTGTACCTGAACATCGCCCTGTTGCAGGACAAACCGGTGGGCGTGGCGATGGCGGCCATCAGCGGCAAGATTGCGTTCTGTTATGTACAACCGGAATGGTTTCGACGGGGTGCCGGGCTGGCGCTGGTCCACGACCTCGAAAGCTGGTTGATCGAACAGGGTGTGACGCAAGCCCGACTCAACAGCACCCGAACCGGCGAAGCCTTTTACCGTCATCTGGGTTATCAGCCCTGCGCCGAAACCTTCACCGTAGGCGGACTCCACGCCATCCCCATGCACAAAGCACTGACGCCACCTTCATGGAAAGCTGATCAAGGGTCTAAATCCTCGGCGCGCTGA
- a CDS encoding response regulator, with translation MHVLVCEDDELIASGIVAGLTAQGLTVEHVNTASKARAMLKVAEFDVMVLDLGLPDEDGLKLLQQLRHSGLEIPVLILTARDSVTDRVDGLQAGADDYLLKPFDLRELAARLHTLLRRVAGRSVNLIEHGRLTYDPSSRETMLGGQPVDLSRREQSLLQALLHNRGRVLSTEQLKDSVYGFNDELESNALNVHIHHLRRKLGNGIVETVRGLGYRLGPADGGEELKK, from the coding sequence ATGCACGTACTGGTTTGCGAAGACGATGAGTTGATTGCCAGCGGGATCGTTGCCGGGCTGACTGCTCAGGGTCTGACCGTGGAACATGTCAACACCGCATCCAAGGCGCGGGCGATGCTGAAGGTCGCCGAGTTCGATGTGATGGTCCTCGACCTTGGCTTGCCCGACGAAGACGGGCTTAAGCTATTGCAGCAGTTGCGCCACAGCGGTCTGGAAATCCCGGTGCTGATCCTCACCGCCCGGGATTCGGTCACCGACCGCGTCGACGGTTTGCAGGCCGGTGCCGACGATTACCTGCTCAAACCGTTCGACTTGCGTGAACTCGCCGCGCGCCTGCACACCCTGTTGCGACGGGTGGCGGGGCGCAGCGTCAACCTGATCGAGCACGGTCGCCTGACTTACGATCCGAGCAGCCGCGAGACCATGCTGGGCGGCCAGCCAGTGGATTTGTCGCGGCGCGAGCAATCGCTGCTGCAGGCGTTGCTGCATAACCGTGGTCGGGTGTTGTCCACCGAGCAATTGAAAGACAGCGTCTACGGTTTCAACGACGAGCTGGAAAGCAACGCCCTCAACGTTCATATCCATCACCTGAGGCGTAAACTCGGTAACGGCATTGTCGAGACCGTGCGCGGCCTGGGCTATCGCCTTGGGCCGGCCGATGGTGGAGAGGAATTGAAAAAGTGA